Proteins from a single region of Haloterrigena alkaliphila:
- a CDS encoding metal-dependent hydrolase has product MYHVGHYGAALIAYVPLGTAIALAGHETTAVVGALACVALSTLPDCDYRLPAVEHRGATHSLAFALLVGAGLAAVTAIVVDASSPLVDVGVVTFAFVVGSLAIGSHLVADALTPAGIRPFWPVSQRHYTLEVTTTSNPLANYALLGIGVGVTVAGTGAIVALG; this is encoded by the coding sequence ATGTATCACGTCGGCCACTACGGGGCTGCGCTGATCGCCTACGTGCCGCTCGGAACGGCCATCGCCCTCGCCGGTCACGAGACGACGGCCGTCGTCGGCGCCCTCGCCTGCGTCGCCCTCTCGACGCTGCCCGACTGCGATTATCGACTCCCCGCCGTCGAACACCGCGGGGCGACGCACTCGCTGGCGTTCGCGCTGCTCGTCGGCGCCGGACTGGCCGCCGTGACCGCGATCGTCGTCGACGCGTCCTCTCCCCTCGTCGACGTCGGCGTCGTGACCTTCGCCTTCGTCGTCGGGAGTCTCGCGATCGGCTCTCACCTCGTCGCAGACGCGCTGACTCCGGCCGGAATCCGCCCCTTCTGGCCGGTTTCCCAGCGCCACTACACGCTCGAGGTGACGACCACGTCGAACCCGCTGGCGAACTACGCGCTGCTCGGAATCGGCGTCGGC
- a CDS encoding uracil-DNA glycosylase family protein — translation MKNVTERTSNPFGLRPPFDRTGPDERTAVFGYGDANADFHLIGDHPGVHGGRRSGVPFTETESGVAIGEVARAVGFAEGPTDRPTLENLYCSYVHMCCPPEGETPTEEEYAILERFFDAELRAINAHILLPVGERATDHVLREYTTQRGRLDLDMAALHASEIRGRGFLVVPIREPTEWEDTDREALVARLEAILGRDYRQTKGVATRVG, via the coding sequence GTGAAGAACGTCACGGAGCGAACGAGCAACCCGTTCGGACTGCGGCCGCCGTTCGATCGAACCGGTCCCGACGAACGGACCGCCGTCTTCGGCTACGGCGACGCCAACGCCGATTTCCACCTGATCGGTGACCACCCCGGCGTCCACGGCGGCCGCCGGAGTGGCGTGCCGTTCACCGAAACCGAGTCCGGCGTGGCCATCGGTGAGGTCGCTCGCGCGGTCGGGTTCGCGGAGGGGCCGACCGATCGACCCACCCTCGAGAACCTGTATTGCAGTTACGTCCACATGTGCTGTCCGCCCGAAGGCGAAACGCCGACAGAGGAGGAGTACGCAATCCTCGAGCGGTTCTTCGACGCCGAACTCCGGGCGATCAACGCCCACATCCTGCTGCCGGTCGGCGAGCGCGCGACCGATCACGTCCTCCGGGAGTACACCACCCAGCGGGGCCGCCTCGACCTCGACATGGCCGCGCTCCACGCCAGCGAGATCCGCGGTCGGGGCTTCCTCGTGGTCCCGATCCGAGAGCCCACCGAGTGGGAGGACACGGATCGAGAGGCGCTCGTGGCGCGACTCGAGGCGATCCTGGGCAGGGATTACCGCCAGACGAAGGGCGTCGCGACGCGGGTCGGCTGA
- a CDS encoding succinylglutamate desuccinylase/aspartoacylase domain-containing protein, translating to MDTDFGPLDVTLRGPGEPEVLVIAGVHGDERSGIRAVERLREADLDLQRGVAFVLANPAAIEAGERYLDSDLNRVFPGDPDGDREERIAARLCELVEGRTSLSLHGTNAEPTPFALVHSAQEREFELAAELPVPHVVDHWGVNEHTITTCGFTVEIELAAKNSDDVAAAAEHQARAFLERVNALPDEPPDADPDFFHMGESVPKPEGESYEVHAENFERVPEGAVYASVDGEELTADESFWPIMLSADGSADIFGYRGEKIGASLEEVTETWIGADREPRDGE from the coding sequence ATGGACACTGATTTCGGTCCGCTCGACGTGACGCTACGGGGTCCCGGGGAGCCCGAGGTCCTGGTCATCGCCGGCGTTCACGGCGACGAGCGGAGCGGCATCCGCGCGGTCGAGCGCCTGCGCGAGGCCGACCTCGACCTCCAGCGAGGCGTCGCGTTCGTCCTCGCCAATCCGGCCGCCATCGAGGCCGGCGAACGGTACCTCGACTCGGACCTCAACCGCGTGTTCCCCGGCGATCCCGACGGCGACCGGGAGGAACGGATCGCCGCTCGACTCTGCGAGCTGGTCGAGGGCCGGACCTCGCTTTCGCTGCACGGAACTAACGCCGAACCCACTCCGTTCGCGCTCGTCCACAGCGCCCAGGAGCGGGAGTTCGAACTGGCGGCAGAGTTACCCGTGCCCCACGTCGTCGATCACTGGGGGGTCAACGAGCACACGATCACGACGTGTGGCTTCACCGTCGAGATCGAACTCGCCGCGAAAAACTCGGACGACGTCGCTGCGGCCGCCGAACACCAGGCTCGCGCGTTCCTCGAGCGGGTGAACGCGCTCCCGGACGAGCCGCCCGACGCCGACCCGGACTTCTTCCACATGGGCGAGTCCGTTCCGAAGCCCGAGGGGGAGTCGTACGAGGTCCACGCCGAGAACTTCGAACGCGTCCCCGAGGGGGCCGTTTACGCGAGCGTCGACGGGGAGGAACTGACCGCGGACGAGTCGTTCTGGCCGATCATGCTCTCCGCGGACGGGTCCGCGGACATCTTCGGCTATCGAGGGGAGAAGATCGGCGCGTCGCTCGAGGAGGTCACGGAGACGTGGATCGGCGCGGATCGAGAGCCGCGAGACGGCGAGTAA
- a CDS encoding J domain-containing protein, giving the protein MTEDFYDLLDIPPDASQDEIKDAYRDQVRVYHPDLNDDDRAQAQFTAVKKAYDILGDPVERQAYDRLGHEDYVAKRTSGLPSPDVWKSNSDSDGSGESSETATATASATASGSSTTTSSGSSSGTTASSGSTATGASTGAGSGNAASGTGNATSGAGNATASGSTTSASGTTATSGTAGSGQTSSTDGGTAHGAARSSTAATGSGSAAGGFGDNAVVRWWRRQNFSLPLIWLSVLVYLGGFGHFASANAAGLEALRAELTAVGADPAGLWEVLSTGRYGVDSTYDYLLSFALVSPPFEAPLWDAALAGVVALTLLALLGVRVYRDRETWGAVSIDETIVVAFALTATTLIVGGPLLAGAVLMPFLFGVIVRHTRRGPGWKPSYLYVLPVLAPLVGFGLAAAGAATLATDLLAFGIFPIVGGLGLPLRATIRKRFGR; this is encoded by the coding sequence ATGACTGAGGACTTCTACGATCTACTCGACATCCCTCCCGACGCCTCCCAGGACGAGATCAAGGACGCCTACCGCGACCAGGTTCGCGTCTACCATCCCGACCTGAACGACGACGACCGCGCCCAGGCGCAGTTCACGGCGGTGAAAAAGGCCTACGACATCCTCGGCGATCCGGTCGAACGGCAGGCCTACGACCGCCTCGGCCACGAGGACTACGTGGCGAAGCGAACCAGCGGCCTCCCCTCGCCGGACGTCTGGAAGAGCAACAGCGATTCGGATGGCTCCGGCGAGTCGTCCGAAACGGCGACGGCGACCGCGTCCGCGACCGCCTCCGGTTCGTCCACGACGACCTCGAGCGGGTCGTCGTCGGGGACCACGGCCTCGAGCGGGTCGACCGCGACGGGGGCCTCGACGGGCGCCGGTAGCGGGAACGCGGCATCCGGTACCGGAAACGCGACGTCCGGAGCCGGGAACGCGACCGCGAGCGGATCGACGACGTCGGCGAGCGGGACCACAGCGACGAGCGGGACCGCCGGATCCGGACAGACCAGTTCGACCGACGGCGGGACGGCCCACGGCGCGGCCCGATCGTCGACCGCGGCGACGGGCTCCGGCTCCGCCGCGGGCGGCTTCGGCGACAACGCCGTCGTCCGCTGGTGGCGCCGACAGAACTTCTCGCTGCCGCTGATCTGGCTCTCGGTGCTCGTCTACCTCGGCGGCTTCGGCCACTTCGCGAGCGCGAACGCCGCCGGCCTCGAGGCGCTCCGTGCCGAACTGACCGCCGTCGGCGCCGATCCGGCCGGGCTCTGGGAGGTCCTCTCGACCGGCCGCTACGGCGTCGACTCGACGTACGACTATCTGCTCTCGTTCGCACTCGTCTCACCGCCGTTCGAGGCGCCCCTGTGGGACGCCGCGTTGGCCGGCGTCGTCGCCCTGACGCTGCTGGCGCTGCTCGGCGTGCGCGTCTACCGGGATCGGGAGACGTGGGGAGCGGTGTCGATCGACGAGACGATCGTCGTCGCGTTCGCGCTGACCGCGACAACCCTCATCGTCGGCGGCCCGCTGCTCGCCGGCGCGGTGTTGATGCCGTTCCTCTTCGGCGTCATCGTCCGTCACACGCGGCGCGGACCCGGCTGGAAACCGTCGTACCTGTACGTCCTGCCGGTGCTGGCGCCGCTGGTCGGCTTCGGTCTGGCGGCCGCCGGCGCGGCGACGCTGGCGACCGATCTCCTCGCGTTCGGGATCTTCCCGATCGTCGGGGGACTGGGACTGCCCCTGCGGGCGACGATCCGGAAGCGTTTCGGCCGGTAG
- a CDS encoding DNA polymerase Y family protein, which produces MSEGPRLPGVEADEDDEDRIVCHVDADCFYASCERLREPELRGEPVVVGMGYEPGDTIGAVATASYEAREFGVESAQAISTALERLPRRAALEGEAPRVRESQSGSRSPSEVQSTSEDASENSSGSPREPDAEDHDPDLTPEETGFYRPVDMDYYESVASEVREILHDCADVVREVSIDEAYLDVTERTAWEVADGFARHIKDRIRREVDVVVSVGVAPTMSAAKIASDFDKPDGLTVVEPGEVRDFLAPLEVDLLHGVGPVTARELREMGLETAGDVAAADPEPLVERFGERGRELYERARGDDDRRVEPKGEPKSFSRESAFAEPVSEPEPKYDQIETLAAAVADRARREGALYRTVGVKAVLPPYDVNTRERSLSGPVDDPDLVDRIARDLFTEFETESVRKVGVRVANLEFAAADQTSLDGWEGTAGHRADGGATDGETGDGGTTAGETADDAIDESDAINDDTTTPSADPRGPDADGQSSLTDFS; this is translated from the coding sequence ATGTCCGAGGGGCCGCGACTGCCGGGCGTCGAGGCGGACGAGGACGACGAGGACCGAATCGTCTGCCACGTCGACGCCGACTGCTTCTACGCCTCCTGCGAGCGACTGCGTGAGCCCGAACTCCGCGGTGAACCGGTCGTCGTCGGCATGGGATACGAACCCGGCGACACCATCGGCGCCGTCGCCACCGCCAGCTACGAGGCCCGCGAGTTCGGCGTCGAGAGCGCCCAGGCCATCTCGACGGCCCTCGAGCGGCTTCCCCGGCGCGCGGCGCTGGAGGGCGAGGCGCCACGCGTTCGAGAATCGCAAAGCGGTTCTCGCAGCCCGTCAGAAGTGCAAAGCACTTCTGAGGACGCCTCGGAAAACTCGAGCGGGTCACCGCGAGAGCCCGACGCCGAGGACCACGATCCAGATCTGACACCAGAGGAGACGGGCTTCTACCGGCCCGTCGACATGGACTACTACGAGTCGGTCGCGAGCGAGGTCCGGGAGATCCTCCACGACTGCGCCGACGTGGTGCGGGAGGTGAGCATCGACGAGGCCTACCTCGACGTCACCGAGCGGACCGCCTGGGAGGTCGCCGACGGCTTCGCCCGCCACATCAAGGATCGCATCCGCCGCGAGGTCGACGTCGTCGTCAGCGTCGGCGTCGCACCGACGATGAGCGCGGCCAAGATCGCCAGCGACTTCGACAAGCCCGACGGCCTCACGGTCGTCGAACCCGGCGAGGTCCGGGACTTTTTGGCCCCGCTCGAGGTCGACCTCCTCCACGGCGTCGGTCCCGTGACCGCACGCGAGTTGCGAGAGATGGGCCTCGAGACGGCGGGCGACGTCGCCGCGGCCGATCCGGAGCCGTTGGTCGAGCGCTTCGGCGAGCGCGGCCGAGAGCTGTACGAGCGCGCCCGTGGCGACGACGACCGCCGGGTCGAGCCGAAGGGCGAACCCAAGAGTTTCTCCCGGGAGTCCGCGTTCGCCGAACCCGTCTCGGAACCCGAGCCGAAGTACGACCAGATCGAGACGCTCGCGGCGGCCGTCGCCGACCGCGCCCGGCGGGAGGGGGCGCTGTACCGAACCGTCGGCGTCAAGGCCGTGCTCCCACCGTACGACGTCAACACCCGCGAACGGTCGCTATCGGGACCGGTCGACGATCCCGACCTCGTCGACCGAATCGCCCGCGACCTGTTCACCGAGTTCGAGACCGAATCGGTCCGCAAGGTCGGCGTTCGGGTGGCCAACCTCGAGTTCGCCGCGGCCGATCAGACCAGCCTCGACGGCTGGGAGGGTACAGCGGGTCACCGAGCCGACGGCGGCGCAACTGACGGTGAGACGGGAGACGGTGGGACGACCGCCGGAGAGACAGCCGACGACGCAATCGACGAGAGCGACGCGATCAACGACGATACCACAACGCCGTCGGCCGATCCGCGGGGACCCGACGCGGACGGGCAATCGTCACTGACGGACTTCTCGTGA
- a CDS encoding transcription factor S has product MQFCDDCGSMMKAEGDRMICTNDDCGASSERDREQEDAFVSTESQTDDDVIESDENANFEGKPKATDVICDECENQEAWYTLKQTASADEPPTRFFKCTECGHRWRGYN; this is encoded by the coding sequence ATGCAATTCTGCGACGACTGCGGTTCGATGATGAAAGCCGAGGGCGACCGCATGATCTGTACGAACGACGACTGCGGCGCCTCGAGCGAGCGCGATCGCGAGCAGGAGGACGCCTTCGTCTCGACCGAATCGCAGACCGACGACGACGTGATCGAGTCCGACGAGAACGCCAACTTCGAGGGGAAGCCGAAGGCGACGGACGTGATCTGCGACGAGTGCGAGAATCAGGAGGCGTGGTACACGCTCAAGCAGACCGCGTCGGCCGACGAACCACCGACACGATTCTTCAAGTGTACCGAGTGTGGCCACCGGTGGCGCGGCTACAACTGA
- a CDS encoding RAD55 family ATPase produces the protein MNRLPLGISRLDRMIGGGAPAGSVVLLAGEAGAGAREFCYTSAAMNGLAGSDPDQFDRYYGDLESGTTLPDAVHYVSFTDERDAIVDEMRFVLDDDLVDAGMAGVSVVELAETYFQLTPVPTDWYSDRTTDITGLGDRADRRDVLEALGDYLTDHAAGNLVVIDSLTDLVSAAEDRFAWADLTVLLKGLKRAAHRWGGVILLLVNAETLEPTELGRLKEATDGTLLFEWESGGSERARTLVVEQFRGVLSRLEDEDIVQFETEIHDGGFDISNVRKIR, from the coding sequence ATGAATCGGCTGCCCCTCGGCATCTCGCGACTCGATCGAATGATCGGCGGCGGCGCGCCCGCAGGGAGCGTCGTCCTGCTCGCGGGCGAGGCCGGCGCCGGCGCGCGGGAGTTCTGCTACACCAGCGCGGCGATGAACGGCCTCGCCGGGTCCGATCCCGACCAGTTCGACCGCTACTACGGCGACCTCGAGTCGGGGACAACGCTCCCCGATGCCGTCCACTACGTCTCGTTTACGGACGAACGGGACGCGATCGTCGACGAGATGCGGTTCGTCCTGGACGACGACCTGGTCGACGCGGGGATGGCCGGCGTCTCGGTGGTCGAACTCGCCGAGACGTACTTTCAACTAACGCCGGTGCCGACCGACTGGTACTCCGACCGGACGACCGACATCACCGGCCTCGGCGACCGGGCCGACCGCCGGGACGTCCTCGAGGCGCTCGGGGACTACCTGACCGACCACGCCGCCGGCAATCTCGTGGTGATCGACTCGCTGACCGACCTCGTCTCGGCCGCGGAGGACCGCTTCGCCTGGGCCGACCTCACGGTGCTCCTGAAGGGGCTCAAGCGCGCCGCCCACCGCTGGGGCGGCGTCATCCTCCTGCTGGTCAACGCGGAGACCCTCGAGCCGACGGAGCTGGGGCGGCTGAAGGAGGCGACCGACGGGACGCTGCTGTTCGAATGGGAGAGCGGCGGCTCGGAGCGGGCCCGGACGCTCGTCGTCGAGCAGTTCCGGGGCGTCCTCTCCCGACTCGAGGACGAGGACATCGTCCAGTTCGAAACCGAGATCCACGACGGCGGGTTCGACATCAGTAACGTTCGGAAAATCCGTTGA
- a CDS encoding beta-ribofuranosylaminobenzene 5'-phosphate synthase family protein, producing MTTATVTAGARLHVGFQNLSLARRRLYGGIGVGLEEPRVTVTAEPAATVETDDPLVGEYASRAVDVLEVPGVALTLEERLPRHVGLGSGTQLALSVLAATARAHDREVRVREHAPAMGRGGRSGVGVATFEDGGFVVDAGHPTNRFTTEPPAEGDWTVPPIVARHELPRDWRFLVVVPDADPGRSGDDEDASMRAVAERADPAVADEIAGVVTRKLLPAAAEGRLEAFGEAIAEIGRKNGAWYADAQGGVFRPPAGTLVEALEDCPVLTGIGQSSWGPVVYGVTDRSHAAEAEAAARDALADNGLEGRVVLSKPAREGARVRTDG from the coding sequence ATGACGACCGCGACCGTCACCGCGGGAGCGCGACTCCACGTCGGCTTCCAGAACCTCTCGCTCGCCCGGCGGCGCCTCTACGGGGGCATCGGCGTCGGCCTCGAGGAGCCCCGCGTGACGGTCACCGCAGAACCCGCGGCCACAGTCGAGACGGACGACCCGCTGGTCGGGGAGTACGCATCCCGGGCAGTGGACGTGCTCGAGGTCCCCGGCGTCGCGCTCACCCTCGAGGAGCGGCTGCCGCGCCACGTCGGCCTCGGGAGCGGCACCCAGCTCGCGCTGTCGGTGCTCGCCGCGACGGCGCGGGCCCACGACCGCGAGGTCCGCGTCCGGGAACACGCCCCGGCGATGGGTCGGGGCGGCCGCAGCGGCGTCGGCGTCGCGACCTTCGAGGACGGCGGCTTCGTCGTCGACGCCGGCCACCCGACCAACCGGTTCACGACCGAGCCGCCGGCCGAGGGCGACTGGACGGTCCCTCCAATCGTCGCTCGCCACGAACTCCCCCGCGACTGGCGGTTCCTCGTCGTCGTCCCCGACGCCGACCCCGGCCGCAGCGGCGACGACGAGGACGCGAGCATGCGAGCGGTCGCCGAGCGAGCCGATCCCGCCGTCGCCGACGAGATCGCCGGCGTCGTCACCCGCAAACTGCTCCCCGCCGCCGCGGAGGGGCGCCTCGAGGCGTTCGGCGAGGCTATCGCCGAAATCGGCCGGAAGAACGGCGCCTGGTACGCCGATGCCCAGGGCGGCGTCTTCCGGCCGCCTGCCGGGACGCTCGTCGAGGCGCTCGAGGACTGCCCGGTGCTCACCGGGATCGGCCAGTCGTCGTGGGGTCCGGTCGTGTACGGCGTCACCGACCGCAGCCACGCCGCCGAGGCCGAAGCCGCGGCTCGAGACGCGCTGGCCGACAACGGGCTCGAGGGGCGAGTCGTGTTGTCAAAACCGGCGCGTGAGGGGGCTCGAGTTCGGACTGACGGCTAG
- a CDS encoding glycosyltransferase, producing MAAASEPATTASVVVPARDEPDSLERTLDALSAQTFDGRLEVIVVASGTTTLAVARAHRIVDRVVADRTHEGPGAARNRGAAVATGDVLLFTDADTVVPPAWVRRHRRHYATPAVVGVGGPLRPLAGGLRHGLLFRLLSDWWYRASWPVGFVQQPGPNCSVRRSAFEAVGGFDESLSFIEDTDLSLRLREAGTVVYDHTCPVATSPRRQEREGYLPLFLAYLAGYLAYAIPGRSPTRDHFS from the coding sequence ATGGCAGCCGCGTCGGAACCGGCGACGACCGCGTCGGTGGTGGTCCCCGCCCGCGACGAGCCCGACAGCCTCGAGCGAACGCTGGACGCCCTCTCGGCGCAGACGTTCGACGGCCGACTCGAGGTGATCGTCGTCGCCAGCGGGACGACGACGCTGGCGGTCGCTCGCGCGCACCGGATCGTCGACCGCGTCGTCGCCGATCGGACCCACGAGGGGCCGGGAGCGGCACGGAATCGGGGCGCAGCGGTTGCGACGGGCGACGTGCTGCTGTTCACCGACGCCGATACCGTCGTTCCCCCAGCGTGGGTTCGACGGCACCGACGGCACTACGCGACGCCCGCCGTCGTCGGCGTCGGCGGCCCGCTTCGGCCGCTGGCGGGCGGCCTTCGCCACGGGCTCCTCTTTCGGCTCCTCTCGGACTGGTGGTACCGCGCCAGCTGGCCAGTCGGCTTCGTCCAGCAGCCGGGCCCCAACTGCAGCGTGCGCCGGTCGGCGTTCGAGGCGGTCGGCGGCTTCGACGAGTCGCTGTCGTTCATCGAGGACACCGACCTCTCCCTGCGACTGCGCGAGGCGGGGACGGTCGTCTACGACCACACCTGTCCGGTGGCTACCTCGCCGCGACGCCAGGAGCGGGAGGGGTACCTCCCGCTCTTCCTGGCGTACCTCGCGGGCTACCTCGCGTACGCGATTCCCGGCCGCTCGCCGACGCGGGATCACTTCTCCTGA